The window ATGATTTTAAACCTATGAGCAGTACTGTACATTTGTCTGTCAGACAGGGGCGTAACAGTATGCCTATTCACACAGAACAGTCATAGTACAGATGTCGCAGTTTGGTTCAAGCTGTCATTTAGAGAATGCACAGTACATGTGGACTGcaattcccacaataccatgtaAAATCAAACATAACTTGTTCAGGGGTTACAGCTTAGGGTTTCTGGGTGGATCTTGTGCTTGTGACATAAGCTTACTGATGAAAGTAATGCAGAACCAAATTTCCCAAGTGCAGAAACCTTAAGCTATAAGCCATCAGCAAGTTATTGCATGGTtttgtgggaattgtagtggatttagttttattgtctctcctccacctcctttTCTCTCATAAGAGAGAATGGCTCACATACTTTCAGTTTTCATTCCTTTTGGTCCCATCTTATTGGTTTTCTCTCACTGTTGTTTGCAGAAAAACGACTGAAAATAAATCTTATTTCAACTCATAAAATCATGATGGATCAAAATAGGACAGTGTGTGAACAGTTATAGTTTGTGTACACACTGAAAATGGTAAAGCTTATGCACTACAGACAAACCATGTCTTTTACCTTGACACTCCCATGATTTGATATTACTAAACAAAGCAGTTTAGGGCAATTGTAGTCAGGCCTGCAGTTTAAACAGTACTAACAGGTGggtatataatctatataatctataatctacattagccagtgcaaaactaaagcagCGCACTCTGAACATAAAGCATGTCTTGGCAGATCGACCACATTTAGAAAGACAAGGGGAAAAGCTATGGGAATGAGATTTTTGGATAAACCAATGCTTTAAGCCGACTTTTCCCAGCATTTAACAAGTGAAGAACTGTATTTTTAATTACTATACCCCACCCAAACCCCACCATCTTCCCACCCTTGCTGGCTAGCCCGCATATTTGTTTCGGATGATCTCGCCGCCTTCCACCTCAACCTGTTCGTACAGCCACTTCCTGTCACAGCGGCACTCCACGCCGCACTTCCGGGAGCTGCAGTCGGGGCAGGGGTAAAAGCAGCCCATGCAGTCAGCGTCTAGACAGTCACACAAGTCCCGCCCACAGGAGATCAGCAGGCCTTGGCTGTCGTACACTTTACTCTTGGCTGCCAGACCCTGTCTGTAAAAGATGAAGATTTTAGTGATTAGACTTTTAGATGATTGATTCTTTGGCAGGTGAATTCTGATGAGTTCAGCTTGCTGGCGCCTAAACATAAGAATCTAAATATGATACCGGTCATTGGGCGCAAGTTTTGAGCCTCCACGTCTCCGATAACCATCATTTATTGTCCTTCCCTGTTAAAACACAAATGGAGTATTTTTCGGACTATTCGGAATTAACCGgcaatttatacattttttttttttccatgcatgaataatgaaaaataatctACACATGTATTCAGGGAGTACTAAAATGTGGGTATTACTTTTACGCTGGTCTCTCTTGCTGTTTGTCTCCTCTCCTTTGTGAATGGTCTGGCTCCATCAGGTAATGGACTAGGACGGTTTGATTCAT of the Salminus brasiliensis chromosome 25, fSalBra1.hap2, whole genome shotgun sequence genome contains:
- the arl14ep gene encoding ARL14 effector protein, whose protein sequence is MPIACSALGCTNRFIKGSEIRFYRFPISKPQLAEQWVRSLGRKNFVPTTNSCLCSEHFQPDCFRDYNGKQFLREDAVPTIFTNWPKAAGDSAKIELRKNRGGLGNKDESNRPSPLPDGARPFTKERRQTARETSVKGRTINDGYRRRGGSKLAPNDRQGLAAKSKVYDSQGLLISCGRDLCDCLDADCMGCFYPCPDCSSRKCGVECRCDRKWLYEQVEVEGGEIIRNKYAG